The Piliocolobus tephrosceles isolate RC106 chromosome 10, ASM277652v3, whole genome shotgun sequence nucleotide sequence CTGAAGTCTTCTTGTTGTGAGTGGGTGGGCCAGGACACAAATGCTTCCACGTCCCTTCCCGCTATTCCTTTCCTTTGAGACACCTGTTCTTCCTTTGGTCTGTCTCCTAACTGAGTTCCTTTGTGTTCACTTAAAGTTCCCCTTCCTCTAAGCAGCCTGTTCTGATTCCCTGATTCCCTCCACAAACCCTTCTCTTCCCTGACCTTTGATAGCACCCACTTCTACATGTGGCGAGGAAGTCCAGGGTGGCTACCTTGGGTGGATATCTCATCTCTCAGCCTGACTGTGAACTTCTTGCGGTGGAGGGGTGGACCCCTGTCTTGGAGGAGTCTTAGCACAAGGCTGGGCTTGGAGGAGGTCCTCAATCCTTATGCGTTGACTTGGGATTTGATTTGGCAGGATTGGGCCCATACCCATCAGAATACATTCTGGGCTGTGTCAATTCCCAGTAGGGCAGAAGTGCTTAAGAAGAAAACCTGCCACCACTGGGGAATCCCTGGCATGTGTGCTGGCTAAAGCAGCCTGTGTGGTGCCTGGATACGTCAGGAGGCACTGGGAACATAGGTCAACGCTGGTGTAGTCTCGGGGCAGGACAGTGTATTAGTCAGCCTAGGGACCTGGCTGTGCTTATAGTGTGTTCTTAAACACACTTAAACACACCATAAAGAAAtccctggctgggcgtggtggctcacacctgtaatcccagtacttcaggaggctgaggcgggcagattacttgaggtcaggagttcgagaccagcctgaccaacacggtgaaaccccatctctactaaaaatacaaaaaattagccgggcatggtggcaggtgcctgtaatcccagctattcaggaggctgaggcaggagaattgcttgaacccgggaggcggaggttgtagtaagctgagatccggtcactgcactccagcctggacgatagagcaagattctgtctcacacacacagacacacagacacacagacacacacacacacacacacacacaaaagaaagaaagaaatccctgagactcagtaatttataaagaaaagacatttattttggctcacagttctgcaggctgtactggCATGGCACCCATatttgctcagcttctggtgagggcttcaggaagcttacagtaaaggcagaaggtgaagggggagcagcaTATCACATGGCGAGAAAGAGGGGAGAGGTCTCAGACTCTTAAACAACCACATCTACGTGAattgagtgagaactcactcatcaccaagcgGATGGTGCtgagccattcatgaaggatcctcTCTCACGATCCAAatacttcccaccaggccccacttccaacactgggaattacatttcaacacgAGACTTGGAGGGGACGAGCATCCAAACCATACCAGACGGTGAGACAGGAGCCCTTTGTGTGTCCAAGCTGCACTGGTCTGAAGATATAACTGGGTCCCTGGACTTTTTCTCCCTTAATTGGAGAATTCCTAATGTTCCATGGTCAGCCTGATTGACCAGTGACTGACCGATCCTGAGAGGGGAGATAAAAAACAGACATACAACTTTCTCCATAGACAAATCTCAACACTTTATTCATCCTGTGGCAGCGAAAAGGGGACATGGCCCCAAGATAGCCAATCAGGTGAGGTGGCTGGAGCGTGTGCTATCTATCCAGATAGTACATACAGACTGATCATGCAGAAACAGGAAGGGAAGCAATAAGTTAAAAGCCACATAagttatgaaaaaataatatatactttatatatcttGTATCCCCACTGAGGATTTGCTCCCTTGGAAACCAATGAAGAGCCTGAGGaaaagcaccaatcagcaccctctTTTGGGACTTCGGGGATGAGAATATCTGAGTTCCCACAGCCGGAGAGTCAGTAACCCGCCAGTGCTCCCCACAGGCCTGGGATGGGCCCAGACCTCTGGCCAGCATGTCCTGGAAAATGAGATGAATGAATCTAATGCAGTCTAGAAGAGGAGGTGAGgcgaggggcagggaggggagatgagagagaaggagggaaggaagctgTGCAGTGGGAGGCTGGTGCCACTGGGATGCCTCTGCAAGCCTCAGCATTGACAGCCAAGAGGGGGAGACAGGAGTATGCCTGCCAGCACCCCCATCTTCTGGTGGAATGTGGAATTTTCCTCTCTGGTAGAGCCCTTGTAAGGCTGTCATTCGGGCCCCACAGCTGGACCTCAAGGGCTTGGAAGCTCCCAGACGTGCCTGGACTGTGCCTTCTTGCTGGCTGGCCAGAGGCAGGGGGAATGGGcatggagggaggaggggggcagagtgagaagaaaggaggagctCTAACTCCATAGGTGTGGGGAGTTCCTGGGCTCTTCCATGAATGTCAAGGAGGGGAGGGCAAGGCTATTTGGCCCAATAGAGAGGAGAACAGAGGCCCTGAGAAGTGAGATTCTTGGGAAGTAGACCTGGGGCTCCATGGCAGGGGTGGGACCAGGGGTCTCCAGGGCTAGGTGCACCAAAACCAGGTGTTTAGGCTGGGAACAACCTGGGCTGGGGGCAGAGAGCTCAGATCCCAGGCTGGTAGGACCCCAGTATGGCAGGGAAGTGAAAGGAAGATCTAGTGCTCCTGCCTAATCTCAAGCTGCCATCTGGCTTCCACTCCCAGGGAGTTGATTATGGCAAGAATAGCTTCTGGAGAAGGTGCTAGGAGCTGGTTGGGGACAGCCCGTCCAGTTCTGACTGTGGCCTACTGGGAGGGACCCATAGGAGCAGGGAGGGGTGCAGGTGTTCGGGCTGATCTCTGGGGCCTAGGCTTAGGTCCCCAACACCCAGGGCCCCTCCTCCCTTCACTCTGTAACACTGTCAGGTCTCTGGGGAGCCCAAGGAGCATGGGAAAGCCAAGAGGGTCTTCAGCAGCCAGCCTTCCCAGGAACTCCAGATACAGGACAGGGCCCACACCATCCTCCTCGGCTCCCGCCCATAGGTGGATGAGCCGGTCCCAGTCTCAGTTCTGAGGCAGAGGCAAGGCAAGGCTTGAGATAGGAGTCAAGGTCAAGGATTGGGCAAGAGTCAGAAGGGCCTTGGCAGAGCCCAATGCTGGAGGAGGGGCCTCAGAGGAGCAAGGAGGTGGAGACAAAACTGACCCCTAATTCCAGCTCACTCATCAGGAAAACCTCTGGCCAGAAGGTTGGAAGGACGGGACTGTGAGATACTGATACGGAGCGGAGTGGCTCTGAGCAGCTGCTGATGCTCCTCTCCCACCCTGGCAGCCCACAAAACAGCAGTCAGTTTTGAACCCCCGCTCTCAGTTCAGTATCAGATTTTGCCTCTCCTCCCAACCTAGAGGCTCCAAGCTGCTTTCTAGAGTCTAGCTTAAGTCCCTTCTGCTGCAGCGGAGTTCCCTGGGGTTCCTGGGGTCCCGTCGCCTCACTCTGAGACCTCCGACTCCTGTGAGAAGTACTTCTCTGACATTTCGGTGATTTTGATCACGGGGCCTTTGCTGCCCTTCTTCTTTCGGGAGGGGGCCTTGGAGAGGCCTGACCTGGAGGCAGCTACAGGGAACATAAGGGGTaggggagggaaggggctggAGGTTTGGGAGCCACTTAAAATGATGCCTTTAGGATCATGATCCCCTACactctcacccccaccccaccatggGTTCTCAGGGCAAGAGGACTCACCGCTTTTGCACCTGGACTGCACAGCGCTGACCACAGTGGCTGAGGGCAAGTCCATcctgggggtgaggggtggggtgtGGGAGAGGGATATGATGGGATGTGAAGAGAGCCTGTGGCTTAAACTGCCCTGGGGGCTGGCAAGTGGAGGGTAGTTCTTGGTGGTCACTCCCAGCCCTGGGGTTGTTCTGTTGTGTGGCCCTGGCTAGCCAGCTTGTCCTCTCTGGACCTCTGGCCCCTCTCCATGCCATAAACGGCTAATAGCACTGAGCTCTGAGTTTTGACAGGCATTTGCATGCATAATCACATGAATCATCCCTGCCACAGGTGAACCATGTTTATGATCAGCCCACTTTCCAGATGGGAAAACAGGATGAAATGAACTGGGCCAAGGTCCCAGTTTGTAAGTGACTGAGCCAGGACTTAAACCCAGGGCTGCGAGGCTCACTGTATCATGTTGGAAAGGAGAACTGACTTTGTGTAGGCCTGGGCCTCCAGccctccttcccctccagccTTTCCTCACCAGCCCTGGCTCTCACCTGCCCTCCTCGCCCTCCACCAGCTTCCTGTAGGTGGCGATCTCAATGTCCAGGGCCAGCTTGACATTCATCAGCTCCTGGTACTTGCGCAGCTGCCGCGCCATGTCCTGCTTGGCCTGCTGCAGGGCGGCCTCCAGCTGGGCCAGCTTGGTCTTGGCGTCCTGGAAGGCCAGCTCACCCTGCTCCTCAGCTGCCTTGATGTTCTCCTCCAGTTTCAGGCACTGCAGCCAGGAGGACAGAGGGAAAGGGCCTGTGAGCAGGGGAAGGAGGAGCAGGCCAGGGCTAGGAGTCATCTCTGTCCTCGGTGGGGTTGGGTGTGGGGAGATGGGCTGAGCAATGGCATTTCTGGGTGTGGTAACTGGTTGCCATGCAGCAAGAGGGAGTTCAGTTCGACCCGAAGAGGCACCTTCCCAAGGCCAGCAGAGAGCACCACAAGCCATTAAAGGAGCCTGTCCTGGCTGTCCTTATGAGGCAGCACCTGTCCTGAAGGTTTGTCCTGACTGGAAGCTGGGACTTAGGCCTCTACTCCCTCTTCTCTGTATAGTTGGTGGGGGGCTCCCAGGAGGGAGTGGGCTCTGGGTGTGCGTGGTGCGGGGGCTTTCTAACGTTCCAGCAGCCCTGATCAGTTTATAGAGTATTTTTGTATGCAGAGCTCACACGATCCTCATAATTACTTTAGGAGGCTGTACTATTATCCCATTtgacagattaggaaactgaggcacagagcgcTAAGCGACTCACCCAGGGTCATTTAGCACACATGACTGTGTCTCCctgctctcctccccacccccaggcacGTCCCCCAGATACTCACATGGCTCTTGACAGAGAGGATCTGGGACCGCAGCTTCTGGATGCGTACATTGAGGTCCGCGATCTCGCTGCGGCTGCTCTGGAGGCTGCTCCCATACTCGGCTGAGCGGGCGACCTGCTCCTCCAGCTGCAGGCACGTGGAGGTCTCAGTGAGGGGCAGCTCAGCGCCATTCCCAGCACCTGTTACCCGCCTCTGCTTTTTCTTGCACCCCCCAGTCCCATCTCCAACTCTGCAgcccaccacgccaggccaggCTCCCTCTGCTTCCCCTACCACCTCACTTTCTAGGTGGCCTCCTCCTGGCTGCCCTAGCTGAGCCCCATGCCCACATCTGGCCTGGCATTGCTGATAACAGCACCACCTCGAACTCCTGGAGGGCACAGACCAGCTTCTGTGGTCTCGCCCTGCCCGCCCGCCCCTGTTCTTCTCCATTCCTCTCTCGTAGACTCTCAGGACAGAGAGCTGCAGGCAACCTCAGCCATCACCAGTCTAGCCCTTCCTGCCACCCTGAGAGTTGTCCAGGCTGCTTCTCCTGCCCTGCACGGTCAGCCCCACCTGGCTCCGAGAGTATGCCTCGGCCTCCTCCAGGCTGCGAGCCGCGACGGCGTCATACTGGGCCTTCACCTCCTCCACGATGCCGCTCAGGTCGATGTGGCAGCGGCTGTCCATGCCAACGGTCACTGACACATCCTTCACCTGTGCTGCCAGATCCTTCAGCTCCTGGCCGGGCACAGGTGTGGGGGCTCAGGGCTGGTGGGGAGGGCACAAGGACCCTCAGTCCCACACAGTCCCTTTGTCCCCGGGGTGAGCAGGGAGTGGAGCTGCTCCCTTCCTGTCCCTCTGGAGAGATGGTGGAAGACGGAATGCCTCTCTGCTATGTCTCCCTAGCCAGGACTCTCAGAAGGCAGCTCACTGCCCACTGCTCACCCACCCACGGTCCTCCTCTCTGAGTGGAGGGCAGGCTGGGACTGTAGGTTCTAAAAGCTACCCCGCAAGCTTCCCCACTGCCTGTCCTGCTGCCCTCTCCCCAGGAGGGATAGCCTCCTCCTGGCTGATGGGAAAGGGCCCGAGAAGTCAGGCTCTGGGGCTGAGTTGGGCCCTTCTATTCATTGTTTCATTATTCCTGTGCTGTGGGGTGCAGCTCTGCCTCTCCCACTGGGCAAGGAGCTCCCTGTGAGCCTGGCAGAGCCGTGTTCATCTCTGAGTCCCTGTGTCTGGGAAAGGAGTGCCTCAGTTCATTTGGTAAATGTTGGGAGGGAAGCAAGTGAGTGACCAGGGTTGGGGAGGGCTGGAGGCTGACAAACCTGTACTCCCCTTTCCCCGCCCCACTGAAAGCCAACAGCCTGTGAGGGGCCTGGGCACAGCCTCCGGTGCTGACTTCAGGGTCCCCCTGGAGACTCACTGCCCGCTCCCTCTCTAGCCAAGGGACATTGCCTGGACGACCACAATATTTTCACCATCTCCTCCCTATCCCTGGAGACTTCTGGAAATGGTAAAACCCACCATTCCCTGAGGAATTCCCTACAGGTTGGACTGTGTGCTGAGCGCTTTTCACACATCCTCACCAGGCTGGCATTGCTGCAGCcccagaggaggaaactgaggcacaaagatgtTGTGGAGACAGTGGTGAGTGGCAGGGTGGGCCCCAGAGCccctgctgctgttgctgctgtgaCGCTCCTTTAGCGTGTGGAGACAAGGGGCTGACACctttttcattgtctttctgGCCCCAGAGCAGCTTTCTCTCCTGCCTACAGCCTTGCAGCTTTCTAGCCAGAATGCTCAGGGGTGAGTAGGGAGGCAGGTGGGACCAGGGATCTCTAGAGGCTGCAAAGGGCCCTGGGTTGCTTACCCTGGAGATGCTGAAAAGGGTAGGGCCTCCCTGTGGGAAGGAGGAGCAAGGGGAGTCAACCGAGCATTGTGCCGAGTGAGTTGATGGCAGGGAGGGGGCCAGAGAGGAGGTGGGTGTTGGGCACAGACACATCGTGCTCCTTCTGGCATTTACAGTCCACCCTGACCCCTATTTCAATCATCACATTTCAGTCAGCGTTCCCATTTTGCTGACCaccttgtaattttttaaacGTGTTTGTTTGAATCAAGATCCAAACAAGGCCTGTATACTGCAGTTGGTCCATGTGTCTCTAGGTCTCTTGTaatctccatttctctcttttttgttctttgccATTGCTCTTAT carries:
- the KRT80 gene encoding keratin, type II cytoskeletal 80 isoform X1, which gives rise to MACRSCVVGFSSLSSCEVTPVGSPRPGTSGWDTCGAPGLGFSSRSLTGCLSAGTISKVTVNPSLLVPLDLKLDPAVQQQKNQEKEEMKALNDKFASLIGKVQALEQRNQLLETRWSFLQGQDSAIFDLGHLYEEYQGRLQEELRKVSQERGQLEANLLQVLEKVEEFRIRYEDEISKRTDMEFTFVQLKKDLDAECLRRTELETKLKSLQSFVELMKTIYEQELKDLAAQVKDVSVTVGMDSRCHIDLSGIVEEVKAQYDAVAARSLEEAEAYSRSQLEEQVARSAEYGSSLQSSRSEIADLNVRIQKLRSQILSVKSHCLKLEENIKAAEEQGELAFQDAKTKLAQLEAALQQAKQDMARQLRKYQELMNVKLALDIEIATYRKLVEGEEGRMDLPSATVVSAVQSRCKSAASRSGLSKAPSRKKKGSKGPVIKITEMSEKYFSQESEVSE